Proteins encoded in a region of the Rutidosis leptorrhynchoides isolate AG116_Rl617_1_P2 chromosome 9, CSIRO_AGI_Rlap_v1, whole genome shotgun sequence genome:
- the LOC139865992 gene encoding transcription factor MYBS3-like: MTRRCSHCSNNGHNSRTCPSRGGVKLFGVRLTDGSIMKKSASMGNLSALYHSSSPVAVSPNCSPVAPDPVEGYLSDDPTRASCSARRRADRKKGTPWTEEEHRLFLLGLQKLGKGDWRGIARNYVLSRTPTQVASHAQKYFIRQCNTTRRKRRSSVFDMPPDSATEAPEDQFMLPPTADTDNPDNNPECSLKLSLKPDSDQILDPAPSEMKNDNKEEVTPSTTVQSELPPLIPAFYPAYIPIPFAVWPIPLEKQPTRQPDMSRHHVVKPIPVLSKEPVNVDELVGMSKQLSLKDHEHHHHIEPLSLSLKLLAEPSRQSAFHVSKSVIGSSGINNGGSNGFKAI, encoded by the exons ATGACTCGGCGATGCTCTCATTGTAGCAACAACGGCCATAACTCACGAACGTGTCCCTCACGTGGCGGTGTTAAACTGTTCGGTGTTAGATTAACTGACGGTTCGATTATGAAAAAGAGTGCAAGCATGGGGAATCTATCGGCGTTATATCATTCATCTTCTCCGGTTGCCGTTTCACCGAATTGTTCTCCGGTCGCTCCTGATCCCGTCGAAGGTTATCTTTCCGATGATCCTACTCGCGCTTCTTGTTCCGCTAGAAGACGCGCCGATCGCAAAAAAG GTACTCCATGGACAGAGGAGGAGCATCGGTTGTTTCTACTCGGTCTTCAAAAGTTAGGTAAAGGAGACTGGCGTGGCATCGCACGTAATTACGTTTTATCCAGAACACCTACTCAGGTTGCCAGCCATGCACAAAAATACTTCATAAGACAATGCAACACTACTAGACGAAAAAGACGTTCTAGCGTTTTCGACATGCCTCCTGATTCG GCTACAGAAGCACCAGAAGATCAATTCATGCTCCCTCCAACTGCAGACACAGATAATCCCGACAACAACCCCGAGTGTTCATTAAAACTCTCATTAAAACCCGATTCCGATCAAATTTTGGATCCCGCTCCTTCTGAAATGAAAAACGACAACAAAGAAGAAGTTACACCATCAACAACTGTACAGAGTGAACTTCCACCGTTAATACCCGCGTTTTACCCAGCTTACATACCCATTCCGTTTGCGGTTTGGCCGATCCCACTTGAAAAACAACCAACACGCCAACCAGATATGTCTCGACATCATGTTGTGAAACCAATCCCGGTTCTTTCGAAAGAACCAGTGAATGTAGATGAGTTAGTTGGGATGTCGAAACAGCTAAGTTTAAAAGATCATGAGCATCATCATCACATCGAACCTTTATCATTGTCGTTGAAATTACTGGCAGAACCCTCGAGGCAGTCGGCGTTTCATGTTAGCAAATCGGTGATTGGTAGCTCGGGTATAAACAATGGTGGGAGTAATGGTTTTAAAGCAATTTGA